One Thunnus thynnus chromosome 18, fThuThy2.1, whole genome shotgun sequence genomic region harbors:
- the LOC137169066 gene encoding mucin-5AC-like isoform X2 yields MIKLLSVAIVAGLLIESHQQAVDGSNSVTSTDEKRAGLSHLLPPVKLGWPCYYPTHIQCWTDWFDRDNPSGTGDWETLYNLRKENPGKICPKPVDIEARTLSGLSVTTAGDLNTQLDPSVGFICKNQDQPTKMCNDYRVRFSCHPPFCGGGVCWTKWYDRDDPSGTGDWETLSALKKQYPGQICDFPLYIEAVTTDTLTPAISTGEIFHLYNPTQGFVCRKKDQKSGTCRDYKVRFGCPCKY; encoded by the exons ATGATCAAATTG TTAAGTGTTGCCATTGTTGCAGGATTGCTTATTG AAAGCCACCAGCAGGCTGTTGATGGGTCAAACTCAGTGACATCAACGGATGAAAAAC GAGCAGGTCTTTCacacctcctccctcctgttAAGCTAG GGTGGCCCTGCTACTATCCCACCCACATTC AATGCTGGACAGACTGGTTTGACAGAGATAATCCCAGTGGAACTGGAGACTGGGAGACCCTCTACAATCTTCGTAAGGAGAACCCAGGAAAGATCTGCCCTAAACCAGTGGATATCGAGGCCCGAACTCTTTCTGGTCTCAGTGTGACTACAGCAGGTGATCTCAACACTCA aTTAGACCCATCTGTAGGATTCATCTGCAAAAACCAGGACCAACCCACAAAGATGTGTAATGATTATCGTGTTCGTTTCAGCTGTCATCCCCCTTTCTGCGGTGGAGGAG TATGCTGGACCAAGTGGTATGACCGTGACGATCCCAGTGGAACTGGGGACTGGGAGACTTTGAGTGCTCTGAAGAAACAGTACCCAGGACAAATTTGTGACTTCCCTCTGTACATAGAGGCTGTTACCACCGATACACTGACCCCAGCCATCTCTACAGGGGAGATCTTCCATCT TTACAACCCAACTCAGGGATTTGTTTGCCGCAAAAAGGACCAGAAATCTGGCACGTGCCGCGACTACAAAGTTCGGTTTGGGTGCCCATGCAAATATTAA
- the LOC137169066 gene encoding uncharacterized protein isoform X1, translating into MTWSTTQYIFCVLLNLSALFMVKELKCRSQGILKQDMKPIVYLHFKVLQKNGVSLFAAMIKLLSVAIVAGLLIESHQQAVDGSNSVTSTDEKRAGLSHLLPPVKLGWPCYYPTHIQCWTDWFDRDNPSGTGDWETLYNLRKENPGKICPKPVDIEARTLSGLSVTTAGDLNTQLDPSVGFICKNQDQPTKMCNDYRVRFSCHPPFCGGGVCWTKWYDRDDPSGTGDWETLSALKKQYPGQICDFPLYIEAVTTDTLTPAISTGEIFHLYNPTQGFVCRKKDQKSGTCRDYKVRFGCPCKY; encoded by the exons ATGACCTGGTCGACAACCcaatacattttctgtgttctATTGAACCTCTCAGCTCTTTTTATGGTAAAGGAGCTGAAATGCCGCAGTCAGGGAATTTTGAAACAGGATATGAAACCTATTGTGTACCTACATTTTAAGGTTCTGCAGAAGAATG GTGTCTCACTATTTGCAGCCATGATCAAATTG TTAAGTGTTGCCATTGTTGCAGGATTGCTTATTG AAAGCCACCAGCAGGCTGTTGATGGGTCAAACTCAGTGACATCAACGGATGAAAAAC GAGCAGGTCTTTCacacctcctccctcctgttAAGCTAG GGTGGCCCTGCTACTATCCCACCCACATTC AATGCTGGACAGACTGGTTTGACAGAGATAATCCCAGTGGAACTGGAGACTGGGAGACCCTCTACAATCTTCGTAAGGAGAACCCAGGAAAGATCTGCCCTAAACCAGTGGATATCGAGGCCCGAACTCTTTCTGGTCTCAGTGTGACTACAGCAGGTGATCTCAACACTCA aTTAGACCCATCTGTAGGATTCATCTGCAAAAACCAGGACCAACCCACAAAGATGTGTAATGATTATCGTGTTCGTTTCAGCTGTCATCCCCCTTTCTGCGGTGGAGGAG TATGCTGGACCAAGTGGTATGACCGTGACGATCCCAGTGGAACTGGGGACTGGGAGACTTTGAGTGCTCTGAAGAAACAGTACCCAGGACAAATTTGTGACTTCCCTCTGTACATAGAGGCTGTTACCACCGATACACTGACCCCAGCCATCTCTACAGGGGAGATCTTCCATCT TTACAACCCAACTCAGGGATTTGTTTGCCGCAAAAAGGACCAGAAATCTGGCACGTGCCGCGACTACAAAGTTCGGTTTGGGTGCCCATGCAAATATTAA